From the genome of Niallia sp. FSL W8-0635, one region includes:
- a CDS encoding spore germination protein → MFWKKKQIESKFVAQSIAESELSIEALKKSLVQMDDAEFVEIDISVIRKIHLVYIRTLIDQEKLNESIIKPLTKCSKPSIQDCITNSSIIHIPNFIEAKKQLFSGSILLFDSSQNLWLAVPLKNPIGRAIETSETETILFGAKDSFSEQVEQNITLIRRRLPIHELKAEKFTVGSMSETSVVLMYIEGLTNPDFVSTVKEKISEINFDLFFDSSQVAAFMEEHQNSIFPQFQQTDRPDVVAYSLGLGKITLLVDNTPFALVAPITFFHLFQSPEDYINRWVVASFLRIIRYASFVLSITLIPFYVALTTHHYQMIPMQTLLVLVESRSMLPFTPFWEAFIMLIFIEIIKEASLRMPTKTGQTLGVIGGIVIGQAAVEAGFATKVLIVMVGISTIASFLIPNYLMTKANSLIQLMLLVFSSLLGIIGIALGSIAILAHLNSLSSIKQPYFSPVSPFFGKDWIDLFIRGPLVKMLERPEHLKPLKQKRDKTRR, encoded by the coding sequence ATGTTTTGGAAAAAAAAACAAATTGAAAGTAAGTTTGTTGCTCAATCAATAGCTGAATCAGAATTATCGATAGAAGCTCTGAAAAAAAGCCTCGTTCAAATGGATGATGCAGAATTTGTGGAAATTGACATTTCCGTTATTCGAAAAATTCATCTTGTTTACATACGAACTCTCATTGACCAAGAAAAATTAAATGAAAGCATTATAAAACCTTTAACTAAATGTTCCAAACCGTCTATTCAAGATTGTATTACGAATTCCTCCATTATTCACATTCCTAATTTTATAGAGGCAAAAAAACAGTTGTTTTCAGGTTCCATTTTGTTATTTGATTCTTCGCAAAACCTTTGGTTAGCTGTGCCATTAAAAAATCCTATTGGACGTGCCATTGAAACTTCCGAAACAGAAACCATTCTGTTCGGAGCAAAGGACAGCTTTAGTGAACAAGTAGAACAAAATATTACGCTTATTCGAAGACGACTCCCCATACATGAACTGAAAGCAGAGAAGTTTACTGTCGGTTCTATGAGTGAGACAAGTGTTGTTTTAATGTACATAGAGGGGCTGACTAATCCAGATTTTGTTTCAACAGTCAAAGAGAAGATTTCTGAAATTAATTTTGATCTCTTCTTTGACTCCTCTCAAGTTGCGGCATTCATGGAGGAACATCAAAACAGTATTTTTCCTCAGTTTCAGCAAACTGACCGGCCTGATGTAGTTGCTTATTCTCTGGGATTAGGAAAGATCACCCTTCTGGTAGACAATACACCATTTGCTCTTGTTGCACCCATTACTTTTTTCCATTTGTTCCAATCACCCGAGGACTATATTAATCGATGGGTAGTTGCCAGTTTTTTGCGCATCATCCGATATGCCAGTTTTGTTCTGTCAATCACATTGATTCCTTTCTATGTGGCATTGACAACTCATCACTATCAAATGATTCCTATGCAAACACTTCTGGTCTTGGTCGAATCAAGGAGCATGCTTCCTTTTACTCCTTTTTGGGAAGCATTTATCATGTTAATTTTTATTGAAATCATAAAAGAAGCAAGTTTAAGAATGCCTACAAAAACTGGTCAAACACTTGGGGTTATTGGTGGTATTGTGATTGGTCAAGCAGCTGTTGAGGCTGGATTCGCTACCAAAGTATTAATTGTCATGGTTGGGATCTCGACGATAGCTTCCTTTCTTATTCCCAACTACCTTATGACAAAAGCAAATTCATTAATTCAATTGATGCTTCTTGTTTTTTCTTCTTTACTTGGGATAATTGGGATTGCACTAGGAAGCATTGCTATTTTGGCTCATCTTAATAGCTTGTCTTCAATCAAGCAACCCTATTTTTCACCAGTTTCCCCTTTTTTCGGTAAGGATTGGATTGACTTATTCATTCGAGGGCCATTAGTCAAAATGTTGGAGCGTCCAGAGCATCTTAAACCTCTAAAACAGAAGAGAGATAAAACTAGGAGATGA
- a CDS encoding DUF559 domain-containing protein: protein MRSLIILLISRKQMERRFGEILKNSLEGIVYIYDKYRVDNYIVDFYIPQLELVIEYDEKHHKKQIKDDN from the coding sequence TTGAGGAGTTTAATAATCTTATTAATTTCGCGCAAACAAATGGAACGCAGATTTGGAGAAATATTAAAAAACTCTTTAGAAGGAATTGTTTATATTTATGATAAATATAGAGTGGACAATTACATCGTTGATTTCTATATACCACAATTAGAATTAGTGATTGAATATGATGAAAAACATCACAAAAAACAAATAAAGGACGATAATTAA
- a CDS encoding ABC transporter substrate-binding protein, whose product MEYLILLRARHKAVKPYEEISISISEIAETFCSSIRNTNYLLKKLSEEQRITWKPGRGRGNLSTLVYHSSFSETVEEYIFQMSAENRVGDIVDLANSPTLSEENQKFLFQSLYEKLGPSIEHSHFGTKSILRIILPQEVHSLDPLETIFYSEAHLVNQIFNTLVSYNSELNQTNPCIAYAWKKKHNGRKWTFYLRKSVRFHNGEMVTAKEVQYTMKRILIEGSHSAIYPLLKDIREVVIVDDFTIAFHLERENLFFPRILSSFHCSIIHPSHSQNHIPIGTGPFLVKEFNKNFICLQAFEEYFRERALIDQLDIWMNKRGHAYPNQFTALNATEKDSNPVILDYQLLGSRFLAFNQNKEGYQHNLYFKLAIQEIMNPVEMIKGLGGNRSLAATSFLPDVSRLYKINKSSIAKAKEYLLRSGYNGETIYLYYFNLNEGYESAEWLQKQGRKIGLSLNLHPINYDTDESILNGDILLLSVILDQDVELSLLTIYKSENSFFRKFLDKDTQKNIDLELEVFQRVETSEGRMVHLQRIEDMLKENVLVHFLYHATNKLSYQPFLKGLEINSLGLPDYHHLWIDPEDELVHVSKL is encoded by the coding sequence ATGGAGTATTTAATTTTGTTAAGAGCTAGACACAAAGCCGTAAAGCCCTACGAAGAAATTAGCATTTCTATTAGTGAAATTGCAGAAACTTTCTGTAGCTCTATTAGAAACACAAACTATTTGCTTAAGAAATTGAGTGAAGAACAAAGAATTACATGGAAGCCTGGGAGAGGAAGAGGAAACCTCTCAACCTTGGTTTACCACTCCTCATTTAGCGAAACAGTGGAGGAGTACATATTCCAGATGTCAGCCGAAAATAGGGTAGGGGATATCGTTGACCTCGCAAACTCCCCTACCCTCTCTGAAGAAAATCAGAAGTTTTTATTTCAGTCTCTTTATGAAAAACTCGGCCCTAGTATTGAACATTCGCATTTTGGAACTAAGAGCATCCTAAGAATAATACTTCCTCAAGAAGTTCATTCACTAGATCCTTTAGAAACCATTTTTTATTCTGAGGCTCATTTGGTAAATCAGATATTTAACACATTGGTTTCATATAATAGTGAATTAAACCAAACTAATCCATGTATAGCTTATGCTTGGAAAAAGAAACACAATGGAAGAAAGTGGACTTTTTATTTAAGAAAAAGTGTTAGATTTCATAATGGGGAAATGGTCACTGCAAAAGAAGTACAATATACAATGAAACGAATTTTAATAGAAGGAAGTCACTCTGCCATATATCCACTATTAAAAGATATCCGGGAGGTAGTCATTGTTGATGATTTTACCATCGCATTTCATTTAGAGAGGGAAAATTTATTTTTCCCAAGAATTTTATCATCCTTTCACTGTTCTATCATTCATCCATCCCACTCACAAAACCACATTCCAATTGGAACAGGTCCGTTTCTAGTAAAGGAATTCAATAAAAATTTTATATGTCTCCAAGCCTTTGAAGAATACTTTCGTGAAAGAGCTCTAATTGACCAACTTGATATATGGATGAATAAAAGAGGGCATGCATACCCAAATCAATTTACTGCCTTGAATGCTACGGAAAAAGACTCAAACCCAGTTATATTAGATTATCAGTTGTTAGGTAGTAGATTTTTGGCCTTTAATCAAAATAAAGAAGGTTATCAGCACAACCTATATTTTAAATTAGCTATTCAAGAAATCATGAATCCAGTTGAAATGATAAAGGGACTTGGAGGAAATAGAAGTTTAGCTGCCACTAGTTTTTTGCCCGATGTAAGTAGACTCTACAAAATAAATAAATCGTCTATTGCTAAAGCAAAGGAGTACTTACTAAGAAGTGGTTATAACGGGGAAACTATTTATCTATATTATTTTAATCTAAATGAAGGATATGAAAGTGCCGAATGGTTACAAAAACAAGGGAGGAAGATTGGTCTGTCCCTTAATCTCCATCCTATTAATTACGATACGGATGAGTCTATTTTAAATGGGGACATCCTCCTATTATCAGTCATACTTGATCAGGATGTTGAATTAAGCTTATTAACCATTTACAAAAGTGAAAACTCTTTTTTTAGAAAATTCCTAGATAAGGATACTCAAAAAAATATAGATTTGGAACTAGAGGTATTTCAAAGGGTGGAAACTTCAGAGGGAAGAATGGTTCACTTACAGAGAATTGAAGATATGTTAAAAGAAAATGTTCTCGTTCATTTCCTTTATCACGCAACGAATAAGTTGAGCTATCAACCATTTCTAAAAGGGCTTGAAATTAACTCCTTAGGCCTACCAGATTATCATCATCTATGGATCGATCCAGAGGATGAGTTGGTGCATGTGAGTAAACTTTAG
- a CDS encoding DUF2306 domain-containing protein, translating into MYEFKNIIWNSALYIHILTAAVPLIVGPFLFINELRNKYLNTHRVVGKIYVICIFISGLIGIYLTLFAFGGILAKLGFFLLDLAWIYTTYKAYSYIRNKKLKLHEEWMIRSYAVTFAALTFRIWSAIIGCTFDNFTLGYVIAVWLCWTGNLLVVEVWLRKSRRMTANIQSPVNLR; encoded by the coding sequence ATGTATGAATTTAAAAATATTATTTGGAATTCAGCATTGTATATACATATTTTAACAGCTGCCGTACCATTAATAGTAGGGCCTTTCCTTTTTATAAATGAACTGCGCAATAAATACTTAAATACACATCGTGTTGTAGGTAAAATCTATGTCATTTGTATATTCATTAGTGGATTAATAGGGATTTACCTAACTTTATTTGCATTTGGAGGAATATTAGCTAAATTAGGCTTCTTTCTTCTAGACCTAGCATGGATTTATACAACATACAAGGCCTACTCATATATTCGAAATAAAAAACTTAAACTTCATGAAGAATGGATGATAAGAAGCTATGCGGTCACATTTGCTGCATTGACATTCCGTATATGGTCAGCAATCATTGGCTGTACATTTGATAACTTTACACTTGGTTATGTAATTGCCGTCTGGTTGTGTTGGACTGGAAATTTATTAGTGGTAGAAGTTTGGTTGAGAAAATCTAGAAGAATGACAGCCAACATTCAGTCCCCAGTTAATTTAAGGTGA
- a CDS encoding GNAT family N-acetyltransferase — MELIRNFEHNKKLRGSFNELATNTFGISFEDWYEKGFWTEKYSPFSIVQNEKIIANVSANKVELIINNEKKRGIQIGTVMTHPDFRKLGLSRKLMEIVLEHYENQYDFMYLFANSTVLDFYPKFGFKRVPEHQFTMNIPSRIIPVRRVTKLNGTDSEVLNRIFQYSRGRLPVSFIFGSENSQELLMFYCLNVFSQDIYYIDDLDLFTIHMHDGETLHLFDVISQKEVTISDVINRIANEDTKNVVFHYTPDYGDIVISKKLIDTENDVLFIKIKNNLDLPEYFKHPITVQA, encoded by the coding sequence ATGGAGTTAATAAGAAACTTTGAGCATAATAAGAAATTAAGGGGCAGTTTTAATGAACTGGCTACTAATACCTTTGGTATAAGTTTTGAAGATTGGTACGAAAAAGGATTTTGGACAGAAAAATATTCACCTTTCTCCATCGTACAAAACGAAAAAATAATAGCAAACGTTTCTGCAAATAAGGTAGAGTTAATTATTAATAATGAAAAAAAGCGTGGGATTCAAATAGGTACGGTAATGACTCATCCTGATTTTCGAAAATTAGGACTATCTCGTAAGTTAATGGAAATAGTGCTTGAACATTATGAGAACCAATATGATTTTATGTACTTATTTGCTAATTCTACTGTGCTAGATTTCTATCCTAAGTTTGGTTTTAAGCGAGTACCGGAACATCAGTTTACAATGAATATACCGTCAAGAATAATTCCAGTCAGAAGAGTGACTAAACTGAATGGTACTGATTCTGAAGTGTTAAATAGAATTTTCCAATATAGTAGAGGTAGATTACCAGTATCTTTTATTTTTGGTTCAGAGAATTCACAGGAATTGCTTATGTTTTATTGTCTAAATGTCTTTAGTCAGGACATCTATTACATAGATGATTTAGATTTGTTTACAATTCATATGCACGATGGGGAAACTCTCCATCTTTTTGATGTAATTAGCCAAAAGGAAGTAACTATTTCTGATGTTATAAATAGAATTGCTAACGAAGATACGAAAAATGTAGTTTTTCATTATACTCCAGATTACGGGGATATTGTAATTAGTAAAAAGTTAATTGATACCGAGAACGATGTGCTGTTCATAAAAATAAAAAATAATTTAGATTTACCTGAATATTTCAAGCATCCCATTACAGTACAAGCTTAG
- a CDS encoding GNAT family N-acetyltransferase gives MEFKEFPIINTDRFLLRQMSLADAPGVLEVLSDKDVTKDMGIRPLTSVEEAEGVISFMNKLFDLNQALRWGIIKKDTNTLIGTCGFNGWEVQRGSRGEVAYDLGKQYWRKGYMTEILTHVIGFGFHEMNLHRIEAFTNIDATPSKEILRKFGFYQEGVLRGYSLINGEYADQYCYSLLKTEWDFQMYKRIRANDRI, from the coding sequence ATGGAATTTAAAGAGTTTCCGATTATTAACACGGATCGTTTTTTACTTCGACAAATGTCATTAGCTGATGCTCCAGGTGTCCTAGAGGTACTATCGGATAAAGATGTTACAAAAGATATGGGGATTCGCCCTTTAACAAGTGTAGAGGAAGCAGAAGGTGTAATTTCATTTATGAACAAACTATTTGATTTAAATCAAGCACTTAGGTGGGGGATTATTAAAAAAGATACGAATACTCTTATAGGAACGTGCGGATTCAATGGTTGGGAGGTCCAACGCGGGTCTAGGGGTGAGGTTGCTTATGATTTAGGAAAGCAATATTGGCGAAAAGGATACATGACTGAAATATTAACTCATGTCATCGGTTTTGGCTTTCATGAAATGAATTTGCATCGCATCGAGGCATTTACCAACATAGATGCAACACCGTCAAAAGAAATTTTACGTAAGTTTGGTTTTTATCAGGAAGGGGTTTTACGTGGCTACTCCTTGATTAATGGGGAGTATGCAGATCAATATTGTTATTCTCTTTTAAAAACCGAGTGGGATTTTCAGATGTACAAAAGAATTAGAGCTAATGATCGGATATAA
- a CDS encoding zinc-dependent alcohol dehydrogenase, with product MKAVTFQGVKNMQVKEVPNPTIQKNDDIIVRITSSAICGSDLHIYQGAVPATKDYVLGHEPMGIVEEVGSEVTKVKKGDRVVLPFNISCGHCHYCQNEMESQCDNSNPNKAVDTGGYFGFTERYGGYQGGQAELLRVPYGNFIPFVIPESVELDDEKLLFMSDVLPTALWSVENVGVKKGDTVVVLGCGPVGFMAQKFAWLKGASRVIAVDNVPYRLNHAKKMNNVEVINFDDFPTFDDAGKYIRELTKGGADCVIDCVGMDGKKTPKEAQEQQMGLVGGTTSPIQIGMQAIKKFGNLQLTGVYGSVYNQFPLGNLWERNIRIRMGQAPVVHYMPILFDMIQKGEFDPTEIITHVVPLDRASEMYKTFYEHADDCIKVVLKP from the coding sequence ATGAAAGCAGTTACTTTTCAAGGTGTAAAAAATATGCAAGTCAAAGAAGTACCAAACCCAACAATTCAAAAGAATGATGATATTATTGTTCGCATTACTTCAAGTGCAATTTGTGGTTCTGACCTTCATATTTATCAAGGGGCAGTACCAGCTACAAAAGATTATGTATTAGGACATGAGCCGATGGGTATTGTTGAAGAAGTTGGTTCGGAAGTTACAAAGGTAAAAAAAGGTGATAGAGTAGTTCTTCCATTCAACATTTCATGTGGTCATTGTCATTACTGTCAAAATGAAATGGAGAGCCAATGTGATAATTCTAATCCTAATAAGGCTGTAGACACTGGGGGTTATTTTGGTTTCACTGAAAGATATGGTGGGTATCAAGGTGGTCAAGCGGAACTCCTTCGTGTACCATATGGTAATTTTATTCCTTTTGTTATCCCAGAATCAGTAGAATTAGATGATGAAAAATTGTTGTTTATGTCAGATGTATTACCTACCGCTTTATGGAGTGTCGAGAATGTAGGAGTTAAAAAGGGTGATACAGTTGTCGTTCTTGGTTGTGGACCTGTTGGTTTTATGGCACAAAAGTTTGCATGGTTGAAAGGTGCAAGTCGAGTGATTGCAGTTGACAATGTTCCTTATCGCTTAAATCATGCTAAAAAAATGAACAATGTGGAAGTAATTAACTTTGATGATTTTCCAACATTTGATGATGCTGGAAAATATATTCGTGAATTAACAAAAGGTGGAGCAGATTGTGTCATTGATTGTGTGGGAATGGATGGGAAGAAAACTCCTAAAGAAGCACAAGAACAACAAATGGGTTTAGTTGGGGGAACTACAAGCCCTATACAAATTGGTATGCAAGCTATTAAAAAATTCGGAAATTTACAATTAACAGGTGTATATGGTTCTGTTTACAATCAATTTCCTTTAGGTAATTTATGGGAAAGAAATATTCGTATAAGAATGGGGCAAGCACCTGTTGTTCATTATATGCCAATATTGTTTGATATGATTCAAAAGGGTGAATTTGACCCTACTGAAATTATCACGCATGTTGTACCGTTAGACCGAGCAAGTGAAATGTATAAAACCTTCTATGAACATGCAGATGATTGTATAAAAGTAGTTTTAAAACCATAA
- a CDS encoding YrdB family protein — MNLVLLFILEVCTIVAVSYWGFVVGKGIVFKILLGIGAPLLIMMIWGLFGSPAAQIPLTGGYRILLEVTIFGCAILALLAVGKPTLAFVFGALVIVNKILMYVWKQ; from the coding sequence ATGAATCTCGTATTACTGTTTATTTTGGAAGTATGTACTATTGTAGCAGTTAGCTATTGGGGCTTTGTTGTTGGTAAAGGAATAGTTTTTAAAATACTACTAGGTATTGGTGCACCCTTATTGATCATGATGATATGGGGGCTATTTGGTTCCCCAGCAGCACAAATACCCTTAACAGGGGGATATCGTATTTTACTTGAAGTAACTATTTTCGGGTGTGCGATTTTGGCACTATTAGCTGTAGGTAAACCGACATTAGCATTTGTCTTTGGGGCATTAGTCATAGTTAACAAAATCCTAATGTATGTATGGAAACAATAA
- a CDS encoding MFS transporter translates to MVPPIKGANVTCCFHFLSFYFRFKVNTTDNFRNMEARPMLELLKDKIYIRYWLAVVVSFLGDAMTLTAVVYFVGTHTDNPLMISFVFVAQLLPVVIIGPFIGPLIDKYSSRWVMVYSDIYRFLMVFLMVFFYENIPLLLLLVFLQGIGTAFFEPARMSSIPTIVGDHRIPQGIALFQSTIAVIKLGGPVVAGLLLAFQSPKNIFFIDSFTYLISGVLIFSLSILKIDSNKNQPSSNSYLKNLFDGIVEMLKTPILFFMILFLVPVMMAFGMFMTNYKAVMLQVFEVSKIEFGVMEGIFAFGTVIGAVLGSKLLNKMAHYRLLYVSIGVLGFSIICVYFITEISFLSNSLLYPLILWSLVIGLTNALMMVPTSTIFLQHIPEEIRGRGTAIFYSIFNLFLLMGTLIGGYLGGINIVATLIVAGSVLMITALTYPLYRNSTLLVKVRDTIKPKEVSN, encoded by the coding sequence TTGGTCCCTCCCATAAAAGGTGCAAATGTTACTTGTTGTTTTCACTTTTTATCATTTTATTTCAGGTTTAAAGTAAATACAACAGATAATTTCAGAAATATGGAGGCGAGGCCGATGCTTGAATTACTTAAAGATAAAATATATATCCGATATTGGTTGGCGGTAGTTGTTTCTTTTCTAGGTGATGCCATGACGCTAACTGCTGTTGTTTATTTTGTCGGAACCCATACAGACAATCCCCTAATGATTAGTTTCGTTTTTGTTGCTCAATTACTGCCAGTGGTCATCATTGGACCCTTTATTGGGCCTTTAATTGACAAATATTCAAGTCGATGGGTAATGGTATATTCAGATATATATAGATTTTTAATGGTATTCTTAATGGTATTTTTCTACGAGAATATCCCATTATTGTTATTACTAGTATTTTTACAAGGAATTGGAACAGCTTTTTTTGAGCCAGCTCGTATGTCTTCCATTCCAACTATTGTCGGTGACCATCGTATTCCTCAAGGAATTGCACTATTTCAGAGTACGATAGCTGTTATTAAGTTAGGTGGGCCTGTAGTCGCTGGGCTTCTATTAGCCTTTCAATCCCCGAAGAACATATTTTTTATTGATTCATTCACATATCTTATTTCGGGAGTTCTTATCTTTAGCTTATCTATTTTAAAGATAGATTCTAACAAGAACCAGCCTAGCTCAAATTCGTATCTGAAAAATCTGTTTGATGGAATAGTGGAGATGCTTAAGACCCCAATTTTATTCTTTATGATTTTATTTCTAGTCCCTGTCATGATGGCATTTGGAATGTTTATGACAAACTATAAGGCCGTTATGCTCCAAGTGTTTGAAGTATCAAAAATTGAATTTGGTGTGATGGAAGGAATCTTCGCATTTGGTACGGTGATTGGTGCTGTCCTAGGGTCAAAGCTGTTAAATAAAATGGCCCATTATCGTTTATTATATGTATCGATTGGTGTACTAGGTTTTTCTATTATATGTGTATATTTCATCACGGAAATAAGCTTTCTATCGAATTCGCTCCTATATCCATTAATATTGTGGAGTTTAGTGATTGGTCTTACAAATGCTTTAATGATGGTACCTACGAGTACGATCTTTCTTCAACATATTCCTGAGGAAATAAGGGGAAGAGGTACAGCCATTTTCTATTCGATATTTAATCTATTTTTGTTAATGGGTACCCTTATTGGTGGATATTTAGGGGGAATAAATATTGTTGCAACCTTGATTGTCGCAGGTTCCGTTTTAATGATTACTGCCCTTACTTATCCTTTATATAGAAATTCTACCTTGCTCGTAAAAGTAAGAGATACAATTAAACCAAAAGAAGTATCAAATTAA
- a CDS encoding CPBP family glutamic-type intramembrane protease encodes MFSIANRSPVTWTAVFLMGLAWGTYFYKTKSLRWVIVAHILNLCVPVFLNKFTGM; translated from the coding sequence GTGTTTTCCATTGCAAATCGGAGTCCTGTCACCTGGACTGCCGTATTTCTAATGGGTTTAGCATGGGGTACATATTTTTATAAGACAAAAAGTTTACGTTGGGTGATTGTTGCTCACATTTTAAACCTTTGTGTTCCAGTGTTTTTAAATAAATTTACGGGGATGTAG
- a CDS encoding ComEC/Rec2 family competence protein, with translation MDIPTKERELEDPLEAIQKFNSCIDYLRQRTRDKAKYSLIFNENVSYGQARNLLGLKTFGLTICSILIAIQLFSIYKNYGVGLNISAVPIFEIISVIITVLFLSFWIFFVSAKQVYNAGVNYSKALLESSEHIE, from the coding sequence GTGGATATCCCAACAAAAGAAAGAGAACTAGAAGACCCCTTAGAGGCAATCCAGAAATTTAATTCTTGTATTGATTACCTAAGACAAAGAACAAGAGACAAGGCTAAATATTCTTTAATTTTTAATGAAAATGTTTCTTATGGACAGGCTAGAAATTTACTTGGTTTAAAAACTTTCGGATTAACAATATGTTCAATATTAATAGCAATACAATTATTTTCAATCTATAAAAACTATGGTGTTGGACTTAATATTTCTGCTGTTCCTATTTTTGAAATTATATCAGTCATTATAACTGTATTGTTTTTATCGTTTTGGATATTCTTTGTTAGTGCAAAACAAGTTTATAATGCTGGAGTAAATTATAGCAAAGCATTACTAGAGTCGTCTGAGCATATTGAATAA
- a CDS encoding alpha/beta fold hydrolase: MKIFHSKDFVITAQGISSVESITIGGIKQSILIQADNPGAPVLLFIHGGPSMPVPGVSNRGRDYALVMTTKELVKHFTVVFWDQRGTGKSYAKQIQKNTMNLKQFIQDGCEVTDYLRNRFSQEKIHLMAHSWGSVIGLSLAASYPEKYYSYTGFSQITNWVENDKLSYKWLMEISKVKNHQKAIKDLLAVGEPPYLDGFKQWAAIRKWQFKYNSMFHDAGDKKSATFFSGLKIMLQSPDYSLIDVYNSLIRGFKLSYTEELLNDINTFDFFTEVPSLQIPVMFIHGSKEKHVMPELIKRYYENLDAPEGKRLLWSDKSSHAFHLDDARENEQRLIQYLL; the protein is encoded by the coding sequence ATGAAAATATTCCATAGCAAGGATTTTGTAATTACAGCACAAGGTATAAGCAGTGTAGAGAGCATTACAATAGGGGGGATAAAACAAAGCATCTTAATACAAGCGGATAATCCTGGTGCACCTGTTTTACTCTTTATTCATGGAGGCCCAAGCATGCCGGTGCCTGGTGTCTCCAATAGGGGACGTGATTATGCTTTAGTAATGACGACAAAGGAATTAGTCAAGCATTTTACAGTTGTTTTCTGGGATCAGCGTGGTACAGGTAAATCGTATGCAAAGCAAATTCAAAAAAATACGATGAACTTAAAGCAATTTATTCAAGATGGGTGTGAGGTTACCGATTATTTAAGGAACCGGTTTAGTCAAGAAAAAATCCACCTCATGGCACATTCGTGGGGGAGTGTGATTGGACTGTCGCTTGCCGCATCTTATCCAGAAAAATATTATTCATATACCGGGTTCTCACAAATTACGAACTGGGTTGAAAATGACAAGTTAAGTTACAAGTGGCTGATGGAAATATCGAAGGTGAAGAATCATCAAAAAGCGATAAAGGATTTGCTTGCCGTTGGGGAGCCACCTTATTTAGATGGATTTAAACAGTGGGCTGCAATTCGTAAATGGCAATTTAAATACAATTCGATGTTCCATGATGCAGGTGATAAAAAGTCAGCGACATTTTTTTCGGGACTTAAAATTATGTTGCAGTCACCGGATTACTCTCTTATCGACGTATACAATTCCCTTATACGCGGCTTTAAACTCTCGTATACGGAAGAATTGCTCAACGATATTAATACCTTCGACTTCTTTACAGAGGTTCCCTCATTACAAATACCTGTCATGTTTATTCATGGAAGTAAAGAAAAGCATGTTATGCCTGAACTAATTAAAAGATACTATGAGAATCTAGATGCTCCAGAAGGAAAAAGGTTATTATGGTCGGATAAATCTTCCCATGCCTTTCATTTGGATGATGCAAGGGAAAATGAGCAGAGGTTAATCCAATACCTGCTTTAA